In Candidatus Sysuiplasma jiujiangense, the following are encoded in one genomic region:
- a CDS encoding methyltransferase domain-containing protein, translating into MEKVWEKVDFGTYHHTDYEGSQRTRERVAILLDMVFDYIDNLGFRPKLILDAGSGLGFLSALACLRFREAEIFAADNYSDSSLIGGGIAQARRNIGQLGLSGRIHLVRCDVRMLPVMAGKFDIVCTNLVYHNLGSEFASGVLELTAAVKNGGFLLFGDLFFDDRFYRSLGNSKIILELGINGRYLNKYRLVLVEIST; encoded by the coding sequence ATGGAAAAAGTCTGGGAAAAAGTCGATTTCGGGACATATCATCATACCGATTATGAAGGATCGCAGCGGACCAGGGAACGTGTAGCAATCCTTCTTGACATGGTGTTCGATTACATAGACAATCTCGGATTCAGACCGAAATTGATCCTGGATGCAGGATCAGGCCTGGGCTTTCTTTCCGCTCTTGCCTGCCTCCGTTTCCGGGAGGCTGAGATTTTCGCAGCCGACAACTACTCAGATTCAAGCCTGATCGGCGGCGGAATTGCACAAGCCCGGAGAAATATCGGGCAGCTTGGTCTCAGTGGCAGGATCCATCTTGTGAGGTGTGATGTTAGAATGCTTCCGGTTATGGCGGGGAAGTTTGACATCGTATGCACGAATCTGGTGTATCACAATCTGGGTTCAGAATTTGCTTCAGGTGTCCTTGAGCTGACTGCGGCTGTGAAAAATGGAGGTTTCCTGCTGTTCGGGGACCTGTTTTTTGATGATCGTTTTTACCGTTCCCTTGGGAATTCGAAAATTATCCTTGAGCTTGGCATCAACGGCAGATATCTGAATAAATACAGGCTCGTCCTGGTCGAAATCTCAACATGA
- a CDS encoding amidohydrolase, with the protein MVSTQMDTIDQWWLALKIHELAEPGSSEFKSVELLCSILASSGFSVSRNYLGIPTAFRAELSVGSGQPSIAFLAEYDALPGIGHACGHNLIASAAVFSAIGAAQRIRNGRIMVIGTPDEEGSGVYSGSKAILAERGAFSDVDVVLGSHPGDEWDVGKGSLAVQDIEIVFHGKAAHESATPDSGRSALDAAILAFTGVNMLRQHVRRDANVVIHGIIKEGGSASNVTPDKAVMIYGLRSSDTSYLQSVISRFRYVIEGAAHATETTFEFNLRGPLFSTTKVNIPLAAKIREHIIEKGHQIMEIEQALKEQPGGSTDFANVSQTVPAIEVGYRIAPAGTPWHSHQSLEAAKSPLARAALSEIIEILVETAAEFTEDEEFRKQVKLDFSIRT; encoded by the coding sequence ATGGTCTCCACGCAGATGGACACCATTGATCAATGGTGGCTGGCACTCAAAATCCATGAACTTGCTGAGCCTGGAAGCAGCGAATTCAAATCGGTCGAACTTCTGTGCAGTATTCTAGCTTCGAGTGGTTTTTCCGTTTCAAGGAACTATCTTGGAATACCGACCGCGTTCAGAGCGGAATTGAGTGTGGGAAGCGGTCAACCGTCGATCGCATTTCTTGCCGAATACGATGCGCTTCCGGGGATAGGGCATGCCTGCGGGCACAATCTGATTGCATCCGCAGCTGTTTTTTCCGCAATCGGTGCTGCCCAACGGATTCGAAACGGAAGGATAATGGTAATCGGAACACCTGACGAGGAAGGGAGCGGTGTTTATTCCGGTTCAAAGGCGATCCTTGCAGAGCGCGGCGCATTCAGCGATGTTGATGTTGTTCTCGGCTCGCATCCTGGTGACGAATGGGATGTCGGTAAAGGGAGTCTCGCAGTCCAGGACATTGAGATAGTGTTCCACGGGAAAGCTGCACACGAATCCGCCACACCTGACAGCGGCCGGAGTGCCCTTGACGCGGCCATACTCGCATTTACCGGAGTGAACATGCTTCGGCAGCACGTGCGCAGAGATGCAAATGTTGTGATACATGGCATTATCAAGGAAGGCGGCAGCGCATCTAATGTGACTCCGGACAAGGCAGTCATGATTTACGGACTCCGATCATCTGATACTTCCTATCTTCAGTCCGTTATCAGTCGTTTCAGATATGTTATTGAAGGCGCCGCGCATGCAACGGAAACAACCTTTGAATTCAATCTCCGCGGACCTCTGTTTTCAACAACGAAGGTAAACATACCGCTTGCTGCAAAAATCAGGGAACATATTATTGAGAAGGGGCACCAGATAATGGAAATAGAACAGGCACTTAAGGAACAGCCTGGAGGCTCAACTGATTTTGCAAATGTATCTCAGACCGTTCCAGCCATTGAAGTGGGATACCGGATAGCTCCGGCAGGAACTCCCTGGCATTCTCATCAGTCACTTGAGGCTGCGAAATCCCCGCTGGCAAGAGCGGCCCTGAGCGAAATTATAGAAATACTGGTTGAAACTGCCGCAGAGTTTACGGAGGATGAAGAGTTCAGGAAACAGGTAAAACTCGACTTTTCCATCCGGACATAA
- a CDS encoding METTL5 family protein produces MKLNELKSKLEMLLPIADPSPSLEQYSTPVNAASAILYHAAMSGDIEGRKIADLGCGNGIFSIGCALLGAYRTIGADVSPACIKTSKENAARILDSALLKKVHFKKASILEIKGRFDTVFQNPPFGSQSRNADIPFIKKALELADVVYTIHISATRAFIEEKIAEYGGRIEFSAEFDYSMPRMFKYHTDDRRKFRLILYKAVKNNKQRDR; encoded by the coding sequence ATGAAACTGAATGAACTGAAATCCAAGCTTGAAATGCTTTTGCCGATTGCCGATCCTTCGCCATCTCTGGAGCAATATTCAACCCCCGTAAATGCTGCATCGGCAATACTTTATCATGCGGCAATGAGCGGCGATATTGAAGGAAGGAAAATCGCAGATCTGGGTTGCGGTAACGGAATATTTTCAATAGGTTGCGCACTGTTGGGAGCATACCGTACAATAGGCGCTGATGTGAGTCCGGCATGCATTAAAACTTCGAAGGAGAATGCAGCCAGAATCCTGGATAGTGCCTTACTGAAAAAAGTACACTTCAAAAAAGCCAGCATCCTCGAGATAAAAGGCAGATTTGACACGGTATTCCAGAATCCGCCTTTCGGCTCACAGTCCAGAAATGCAGACATTCCGTTCATAAAGAAGGCACTTGAACTTGCAGATGTGGTGTATACAATTCATATTTCAGCAACAAGGGCATTTATAGAGGAAAAGATAGCGGAATACGGGGGGAGGATTGAGTTTTCGGCAGAATTCGATTACAGCATGCCGAGAATGTTCAAATATCACACGGATGACAGGCGAAAATTCCGTCTAATCCTTTATAAAGCAGTGAAGAATAACAAACAACGAGATAGATGA
- a CDS encoding exosome complex RNA-binding protein Csl4: MKGKLVVPGDVVAIAEEYSPGKGTYESDGKIIASETGELILDSRNHAATVSPFNPVAEPKKKDIVYATVSDVKSSMAICELISIEGKERSVTGNRDATLHVSTISQQYVESVGQAVRTGDIIRAEVIQSSPSIQLSTVNAHMGVVAAYCSRCHSMMRLKDGHLYCDECERSEKRKIADDYGSAAFK, encoded by the coding sequence ATGAAAGGAAAATTGGTCGTCCCAGGCGACGTGGTAGCAATTGCGGAAGAGTATTCACCTGGAAAGGGAACATACGAATCCGATGGAAAAATTATAGCGAGCGAGACCGGCGAGCTCATTCTTGACAGCAGAAACCATGCGGCAACAGTGTCACCTTTTAATCCGGTGGCTGAACCAAAGAAGAAGGATATTGTTTATGCCACAGTATCAGATGTGAAGAGTTCCATGGCGATATGCGAGCTAATATCGATTGAAGGAAAGGAGAGGTCTGTGACTGGAAACAGGGATGCTACGCTCCACGTGTCGACAATATCACAGCAATATGTTGAGTCGGTGGGACAGGCAGTACGAACAGGGGACATAATAAGGGCTGAGGTCATACAGTCGAGTCCTTCCATTCAACTCAGCACAGTCAATGCACATATGGGCGTGGTGGCAGCATATTGCAGCCGCTGTCATTCAATGATGAGGCTGAAGGATGGCCATCTTTACTGCGATGAATGCGAACGATCGGAAAAGCGTAAAATTGCCGACGACTACGGCTCCGCTGCATTCAAATAA